The segment TAGTCTAATACTAGAACTAGAAACGATTGACTTATGACACATAGCACACACTGTAGTAGATGGGGCTGGTTGATCACCCTGCTCTCTCTCTCCTTTGGGATCATATATGCACAGCAGAGTACCACACCACAGCGGGTGACGGTCGCATTCTATAACTTGGAGAACCTATTTGACACCATCGATCAAGAAAACAACGACGAGGAGTTTCTCCCCGAAGGTGCCAATCGCTGGACCCTCGAACGGTACCAGCACAAGCTCCGCAACATGTCGCACGTGATCTCCCTCATCGGAGGTGATGGCCCCGCAATCATCGGAGTCGCTGAGATAGAGAACCGCGGTGTCCTCGAGGATCTGATCGCTGAGGAGTCACTACGAGACAAGCACTACGACATCGTCCATTACGACTCTCCTGACCGTCGAGGTATAGACTGCGCTATACTTTACCAGCCAGAGGTTTATAAGGTCTTTGCATCAGGCGCTAGAGCTGTAGAGATCCCTAACGAGCCGTGGATCAAAACAAGAGATGTAGTCTACGCTTCAGGACTTCTCGATGGTGAGATCGTGCATGTCCTCGTGGGGCACTGGCCCTCACGTAGTGGTGGGGAGGCGGTCTCGCTGCATCGTCGTATGGCAGCCGCTAAGACGATGCGCAGCGTCGCAGACTCGCTCTATACGCTCTTCCCTGGGAGCAAAGTGATCATGATGGGAGACTTCAACGATGACCCCATCAGCCCTAGCGTACGTGATGGTCTCGGTGTGCAGAATCATCCTGACCAAACGAAGCCTGCTGACTACTACACCCCTATGCTACAACTTTATAATAAAGGTATGGGGACGCTCGCCTATCGTGACGTGTGGAATCTCTTTGACATCATCGCTGTCAACGGAGAGCTCATCGGCAGCAATCCGACCACGTGGCAGCTATACCGCGATCCCGAGACGACCGATATGGCATTTATCTTCAAGCAACCCTTTATGATCCAGCAGAGTGGTCAGTACAAGGGGTACACGCTCCGCACTTTCGTCGGTGGACAGTGGCAAGGGGGCTACTCAGACCACTTCCCCGTATATGTCTATCTAGTCAAAGGTGCGACAAAACGACCGTAGCCTCCCCCTCCTATCAGAGCTGTAGCCACACACCATAGTGTCCACGTAGCATGACCGAAGATGAACTGCAAGAGCAGATTATGAATTCCGACACCCGCGCTGTCGCCTTTACAAAGGCAGTGCAGATGTATCAGGAGAAGCTCTACTGGTTGATCCGTCGTATCGTCAGGCAGCATGACGATGCAGATGACGTGCTACAGGAGACCTTTCTGAAGGCGTGGCAAAACTTAAACACTTTCAGAGGAGAGGCGAAGTTCTACACTTGGATCTATCGCATCGCCCTCTTTGAGGCGATCAACTACAACAAAAAGAAGAAGCGCATCGCAGACAACGAGTACGCTGTCAACGAAGACACCAGCTATCTCCTAGAGAGTGCCGTAGCCGACCCTTACTTCGACGGAGACAAGGGCGAGCTAATCTTACAGCAAGCGCTCGACAAGCTCCCGCCAAAGCAGCGACAGGTCTTTGAGATGCGCTACTTCGACGAGATGCCCTACCGAGATATTGCGACCATCACAGAGACCTCAGAGGGAGCCCTCAAAGCATCTTATCACCACGCTGTCAAGAAGATTCAGCTGTATATCTCTAATCTGAATTAAACTTACCAAGCTTATCTGTATCCAATAAAGTGTAAGGAGAGACCTCTCCTCAAGGTCTCACTAGACTCCACGTTTAATCACCTCTTATGCCTACACCTTCAGAAGACTTGATCCGTCAGATACCCTTGCTCTCGGAGCGATTGGAGCATTACCATGTTCCTGAGGGGTACTTTGATGACTTATCCACCCGCATCCTATCGCAGATACCGCTTGATGAGCCGGCTCCTGCGACAGACGCTGTGGTGGCACCTAGGGCGCATCGTAGAGCTAAGCTATGGGTAAGACTACGTCCGTGGGCTGCTATCGCTGCAGCACTGATCGCCGTAGTAGCCCTATGGGGTGTATGGCAAGTCACTACGCAGGGGTCTCTGCGCTCTAGCGATGAGGTGGCTAGCTCTGTCTATGATCTCAGCGTCACACCGCTGACAGATGCCGAGTATGCAGACTATCTATACGAGACCTGTGTAGACATCCTCACCGATAACTACGCCATCGGGGAGACTCTCGAGACTCTCTCTGAGGAGGATATGAGCGATGAGATATAATTGATCACAATGCATGGACACGACGATATGATGACACGACGTAATCTTTACAACTTTCTATTGGTAGCACTCCCTCTGCTACTTCTCCCCAGCATAGTCGTAGCGCAGCAGTCCCGCAGTGAGAC is part of the Porphyromonas asaccharolytica DSM 20707 genome and harbors:
- a CDS encoding endonuclease/exonuclease/phosphatase family protein, giving the protein MTHSTHCSRWGWLITLLSLSFGIIYAQQSTTPQRVTVAFYNLENLFDTIDQENNDEEFLPEGANRWTLERYQHKLRNMSHVISLIGGDGPAIIGVAEIENRGVLEDLIAEESLRDKHYDIVHYDSPDRRGIDCAILYQPEVYKVFASGARAVEIPNEPWIKTRDVVYASGLLDGEIVHVLVGHWPSRSGGEAVSLHRRMAAAKTMRSVADSLYTLFPGSKVIMMGDFNDDPISPSVRDGLGVQNHPDQTKPADYYTPMLQLYNKGMGTLAYRDVWNLFDIIAVNGELIGSNPTTWQLYRDPETTDMAFIFKQPFMIQQSGQYKGYTLRTFVGGQWQGGYSDHFPVYVYLVKGATKRP
- a CDS encoding RNA polymerase sigma factor, with product MTEDELQEQIMNSDTRAVAFTKAVQMYQEKLYWLIRRIVRQHDDADDVLQETFLKAWQNLNTFRGEAKFYTWIYRIALFEAINYNKKKKRIADNEYAVNEDTSYLLESAVADPYFDGDKGELILQQALDKLPPKQRQVFEMRYFDEMPYRDIATITETSEGALKASYHHAVKKIQLYISNLN